Proteins encoded within one genomic window of Cytophagales bacterium:
- a CDS encoding relaxase/mobilization nuclease domain-containing protein, with translation MIPRIAQRGASFKGAGQYYLHDKGQDTNERVAWTLTHNVPTDDPELAMKWMAYTAMNSDMLKQQAGVPMSGRKSMNKPVYSFSIAWQPEQNPEPNHMQELAFDALDLLGLKDHEAVMVAHQDTAHPHVHVITNLVHPQTGKTMRPQNDRLRFSTWAEEYEKSHGKIYCEERVINNEKRKQGQKTKHRETRIDQSLIIQNLYNQADSSKAFQAALLQEGLTLCKGDRRGFVLVDEQGKISSLSRQLKGQRAKDIKERLADLQDLPNGQTISDQRQVFDRDQYETDRQKAIVDGALEAEVNRREENQETTEPKKKEVTNRNIESLEKDQDFQNRLDKLKQKLEQKENSQSRKNFADELDAIREKEDKSQQTQFRKERELREHYKREEYAAKIAELRKALENSLEKGERQRLQSELNSLQNTLADIDNRMLEQGVSPNDPMTSFDQQTPATQPENKLGEKPSPDETKKKLRKDFYKKTLDDLNREGQQKDKDQDLDLEL, from the coding sequence ATGATACCAAGGATTGCTCAGCGCGGAGCCAGCTTTAAAGGGGCTGGACAATATTACCTCCATGATAAAGGCCAAGACACAAATGAACGTGTCGCTTGGACATTAACCCATAATGTTCCGACCGATGATCCTGAACTTGCCATGAAATGGATGGCTTATACGGCAATGAACAGTGATATGCTAAAGCAGCAAGCTGGCGTTCCAATGTCTGGTCGTAAAAGCATGAACAAGCCTGTTTACTCATTTTCAATCGCTTGGCAACCTGAACAAAATCCGGAGCCAAATCATATGCAAGAACTGGCTTTTGATGCCTTGGATTTATTAGGGCTAAAAGATCATGAAGCCGTAATGGTTGCACATCAAGACACCGCTCATCCTCATGTGCATGTCATAACTAATCTTGTTCATCCCCAGACTGGTAAAACAATGCGACCACAAAATGATCGACTGCGCTTTAGCACTTGGGCTGAGGAGTATGAAAAGAGTCATGGTAAAATTTACTGCGAAGAGCGTGTGATTAATAATGAGAAGCGCAAGCAAGGTCAAAAAACCAAGCACCGCGAAACCAGAATAGACCAATCACTCATTATACAAAATCTCTATAATCAAGCAGATAGCAGCAAGGCTTTTCAGGCCGCATTGCTGCAAGAAGGACTTACTCTATGCAAAGGAGACAGGCGTGGTTTTGTACTGGTTGATGAACAAGGTAAGATTTCAAGCCTTTCACGCCAGTTGAAGGGGCAGCGCGCAAAAGATATCAAAGAGCGTTTAGCAGACTTGCAGGATTTGCCTAACGGTCAAACCATCTCTGATCAACGACAGGTTTTTGATCGTGATCAGTATGAAACTGATCGTCAAAAAGCGATTGTTGATGGCGCGTTAGAAGCAGAAGTAAATAGGAGAGAGGAAAATCAGGAGACGACAGAACCTAAGAAGAAGGAAGTCACCAATCGCAATATTGAAAGCCTTGAAAAAGATCAGGATTTTCAAAATCGACTGGATAAACTAAAGCAAAAACTAGAACAGAAGGAAAATTCACAGTCTAGAAAAAATTTCGCTGATGAACTTGATGCTATACGCGAAAAAGAGGATAAGTCGCAACAAACTCAATTCAGGAAAGAACGTGAGTTGCGAGAACATTACAAGCGCGAGGAATATGCTGCGAAAATTGCGGAACTTCGAAAAGCACTCGAAAACTCTTTAGAAAAAGGTGAGAGGCAGCGACTCCAGAGCGAATTAAATAGTCTTCAAAATACCTTGGCAGACATTGATAATCGAATGCTTGAACAAGGAGTGAGTCCTAATGATCCGATGACAAGCTTTGATCAACAGACACCCGCAACACAACCTGAAAACAAGCTAGGAGAGAAGCCTTCACCCGATGAGACCAAGAAGAAGTTGAGGAAAGACTTTTATAAGAAAACTTTGGATGACCTGAACCGGGAAGGTCAACAGAAAGATAAAGACCAAGATTTAGATTTGGAGCTTTAA
- a CDS encoding plasmid mobilization relaxosome protein MobC, with amino-acid sequence MARPKKHTSEKLSKSLPPVRCTETDYESIISRAEEAGLSLTEYVRQMALAGQIVVRKSSADFSLLEELRYSGNNLNQLTKRFHTNGVEPQELRKALDAHDQLLRKVMGVL; translated from the coding sequence ATGGCTCGCCCTAAAAAACATACTTCAGAAAAATTGAGTAAGAGCTTACCACCAGTTCGCTGCACAGAAACGGATTATGAATCCATAATTTCCCGAGCAGAAGAAGCTGGTTTGTCTCTTACTGAGTATGTCCGCCAAATGGCTTTGGCGGGACAAATTGTCGTGCGCAAAAGCAGTGCTGACTTTAGCCTTTTAGAAGAGCTTCGGTATAGCGGGAACAATCTAAACCAGCTTACCAAACGCTTTCATACAAATGGGGTCGAACCGCAGGAATTGCGCAAGGCACTTGATGCTCATGATCAATTATTAAGAAAGGTAATGGGAGTCCTATGA